The following coding sequences are from one Musa acuminata AAA Group cultivar baxijiao chromosome BXJ1-6, Cavendish_Baxijiao_AAA, whole genome shotgun sequence window:
- the LOC135676812 gene encoding vacuole membrane protein KMS1-like isoform X2, protein MADMDRSAEDLCPVIKELKEKHQRDLQELTLTTQPFKILQLFFFAILQYLKQTLLYVLKKGGWLMGLTILLAAFGLFLVNGDGTNEKHVQEFIRYTRFGLWWVALGVASSIGLGSGLHTFVLYLGPHIAFFTIKAMKCGRVDLKSAPYDTIQLKRRPSWLEKNCSEFGPPLYQSLPGSLVKVPISSILPQVQLEAILWGLGTALGELPPYFISRAARLSGSNLEMEEISPASSTDGFVSSSLKQIKIWLLTHSQHLNFLTILVLASVPNPLFDLAGIMCGQFGISFWKFFVATLIGKALIKTHIQTVFIISLCNNQLLEWLENELIWVLGLIPGFSSVLPSLIDKLHMVQNKYLSTPVPEPTLSDGMAKQWNLSFTTIWNTFIWLMLMNFFVKIVTATAKRYLEEQQELELTNKKLALKST, encoded by the exons ATGGCAGACATGGATCGATCGGCCGAGGATTTATGCCCAGTGATCAAAG AACTTAAGGAGAAACATCAAAGAGATCTACAGGAATTGACATTGACAACTCAACCTTTCAAGATATTGCAGCTCTTCTTTTTTGCCATATTGCAATACCTTAAGCAGACACTTCTATATGTTTTAAAGAAAGGTGGTTGGCTTATGGGTTTGACTATCTTGTTAGCGGCTTTTGGTCTCTTTCTTGTGAATGGTGATGGCACCAACGAGAAG CATGTTCAGGAGTTCATTCGCTATACAAGATTTGGTTTGTGGTGGGTGGCACTTGGTGTGGCATCATCAATTGGGCTGG GGTCTGGATTGCACACCTTTGTGTTGTATCTGGGTCCCCATATTGCATTTTTTACAATCAAGGCCATGAAGTGTGGTCGAGTTGATCTTAAAAGTGCTCCATATGATACAATACAGTTGAAAAGGCGACCTTCATGGCTTGAAAAGAACTGTTCTGAGTTCGGTCCACCATTATATCAATCATTACCAGGTTCCCTAGTTAAGGTTCCAATCAGCAGTATACTCCCTCAGGTTCAGCTAGAGGCCATTCTTTGGGGTTTGGGTACTGCCCTTGGAGAGCTTCCTCCTTATTTCATCTCAAGAGCAG CACGCTTGTCTGGAAGCAATTTGGAAATGGAGGAGATTAGTCCAGCTTCATCAACAGATGGTTTTGTATCTTCTTCTTTGAAGCAAATTAAGATCTGGCTACTCACTCACTCTCAGCATCTTAACTTCCTGACAATATTAGTACTTGCTTCA GTGCCGAACCCACTTTTTGATCTCGCTGGTATCATGTGTGGGCAATTTGGAATCTCATTTTGGAAATTCTTTGTGGCAACCTTGATTGGAAAGGCATTGATAAAGACTCACATTCAG AcagtttttattatttctttgtgCAATAATCAACTCTTGGAATGGTTGGagaatgagttgatatgggtgctTGGCCTCATCCCTGGTTTCTCGTCAGTGCTGCCCAGCTTAATTGACAAATTGCACATGGTTCAGAATAAGTATTTATCAACTCCAGTTCCAGAACCCACTCTCTCGGATGGAATG GCAAAGCAGTGGAACCTGTCCTTTACCACAATATGGAATACTTTCATATGGCTTATGCTCATGAACTTCTTCGTGAAAATAGTGACTGCCACGGCAAAAAGATATCTCGAGGAGCAGCAAGAATTGGAATTGACCAACAAGAAATTGGCATTAAAATCCACATGA
- the LOC135676812 gene encoding vacuole membrane protein KMS1-like isoform X1, protein MADMDRSAEDLCPVIKELKEKHQRDLQELTLTTQPFKILQLFFFAILQYLKQTLLYVLKKGGWLMGLTILLAAFGLFLVNGDGTNEKHVQEFIRYTRFGLWWVALGVASSIGLGSGLHTFVLYLGPHIAFFTIKAMKCGRVDLKSAPYDTIQLKRRPSWLEKNCSEFGPPLYQSLPGSLVKVPISSILPQVQLEAILWGLGTALGELPPYFISRAGNAARLSGSNLEMEEISPASSTDGFVSSSLKQIKIWLLTHSQHLNFLTILVLASVPNPLFDLAGIMCGQFGISFWKFFVATLIGKALIKTHIQTVFIISLCNNQLLEWLENELIWVLGLIPGFSSVLPSLIDKLHMVQNKYLSTPVPEPTLSDGMAKQWNLSFTTIWNTFIWLMLMNFFVKIVTATAKRYLEEQQELELTNKKLALKST, encoded by the exons ATGGCAGACATGGATCGATCGGCCGAGGATTTATGCCCAGTGATCAAAG AACTTAAGGAGAAACATCAAAGAGATCTACAGGAATTGACATTGACAACTCAACCTTTCAAGATATTGCAGCTCTTCTTTTTTGCCATATTGCAATACCTTAAGCAGACACTTCTATATGTTTTAAAGAAAGGTGGTTGGCTTATGGGTTTGACTATCTTGTTAGCGGCTTTTGGTCTCTTTCTTGTGAATGGTGATGGCACCAACGAGAAG CATGTTCAGGAGTTCATTCGCTATACAAGATTTGGTTTGTGGTGGGTGGCACTTGGTGTGGCATCATCAATTGGGCTGG GGTCTGGATTGCACACCTTTGTGTTGTATCTGGGTCCCCATATTGCATTTTTTACAATCAAGGCCATGAAGTGTGGTCGAGTTGATCTTAAAAGTGCTCCATATGATACAATACAGTTGAAAAGGCGACCTTCATGGCTTGAAAAGAACTGTTCTGAGTTCGGTCCACCATTATATCAATCATTACCAGGTTCCCTAGTTAAGGTTCCAATCAGCAGTATACTCCCTCAGGTTCAGCTAGAGGCCATTCTTTGGGGTTTGGGTACTGCCCTTGGAGAGCTTCCTCCTTATTTCATCTCAAGAGCAG GCAATGCAGCACGCTTGTCTGGAAGCAATTTGGAAATGGAGGAGATTAGTCCAGCTTCATCAACAGATGGTTTTGTATCTTCTTCTTTGAAGCAAATTAAGATCTGGCTACTCACTCACTCTCAGCATCTTAACTTCCTGACAATATTAGTACTTGCTTCA GTGCCGAACCCACTTTTTGATCTCGCTGGTATCATGTGTGGGCAATTTGGAATCTCATTTTGGAAATTCTTTGTGGCAACCTTGATTGGAAAGGCATTGATAAAGACTCACATTCAG AcagtttttattatttctttgtgCAATAATCAACTCTTGGAATGGTTGGagaatgagttgatatgggtgctTGGCCTCATCCCTGGTTTCTCGTCAGTGCTGCCCAGCTTAATTGACAAATTGCACATGGTTCAGAATAAGTATTTATCAACTCCAGTTCCAGAACCCACTCTCTCGGATGGAATG GCAAAGCAGTGGAACCTGTCCTTTACCACAATATGGAATACTTTCATATGGCTTATGCTCATGAACTTCTTCGTGAAAATAGTGACTGCCACGGCAAAAAGATATCTCGAGGAGCAGCAAGAATTGGAATTGACCAACAAGAAATTGGCATTAAAATCCACATGA
- the LOC135676813 gene encoding linoleate 9S-lipoxygenase 6-like: MFGNIVGGVVGGVAGGVGDVVGGILGGSKGVQVKGTVVLMPKNVLDFNDLAGNVIDALFDILGQNVTFQLVSATVGDPNNGNRGVVGSPASLQYLGRLPSLAAGESRFSVTFQWEENKGIPGAVIVKNKHATQFFLKTLTLDNFPGKGRIHFVCNSWVYPANKYRYDRIFFANTTYLPGATPAPLKPYRQDELLNLRGQDVTGELKEWDRVYDYAYYNDLGSPDQGANLVRPILGGSAEYPYPRRGKTSRPPTKTDPNSESRLPQLDLNIYVPRDERFGHLKMGDFLTYAIKAISTGLLPTLQAIFDITPNEFDSFEEVLSLYENGLPVPQIPLLDELRQRIPFEMIRELLRTEKGQNFLKLPKPHVIQVDKNAWRTDEEFGREMLAGVDPLIVSRLDNFPPISQLDSNKYGNQHSTITAAHIEHNLEGLTVDEALRSYRLFILDHHDALMPYLARINSGSNKIYATRTLLFLKEDSTLKPLAIELSLPHPDGEQFGAVSKVYTPAETGVEGSIWQLAKAYVGVNDSGVHQLISHWLNTHAVLEPFVIATNRHLSVVHPISKLLTPHYRDTMNINALARQTLINAGGILETTVFPGKYAMEMSAVIYRNWNFVEQALPTELIKRGVAVQEGDGLRLLIKDYPYAVDGLAIWNAIHTWVTEYCSIYYPSDDAVKADTELLAWWKEVREVGHGDKKDEPWWPTMQTVLELTDSCTIIIWIASALHAAVNFGQYPYAGYLPNRPTISRRLMPEPGTPEYQELEKNPDKVFLRTITNQMQTILGVSLIEILSTHASDEVYLGQRDTPEWTTDGKALTAFQRFGAALRSIEAEIVSRNGDSSLKNRNGAAKVPYYLLFPSGETGITAKGIPNSISI, translated from the exons ATGTTCGGAAACATCGTCGGCGGCGTGGTGGGAGGTGTGGCGGGCGGTGTGGGCGATGTGGTGGGCGGCATCCTCGGGGGGTCGAAGGGTGTGCAGGTGAAGGGCACGGTGGTGCTGATGCCGAAGAATGTCCTCGACTTCAACGACTTGGCCGGCAACGTCATCGACGCATTGTTCGACATCCTCGGTCAGAACGTCACCTTCCAGCTCGTGAGCGCCACCGTCGGCGACCCCA ACAATGGGAACCGGGGAGTCGTCGGGTCGCCGGCCTCCTTGCAGTACCTTGGCCGCCTGCCCTCCCTCGCCGCCGGCGAGAGTAGATTCAGCGTGACGTTCCAGTGGGAGGAGAACAAGGGGATCCCCGGAGCCGTCATCGTCAAGAACAAGCACGCCACCCAGTTCTTCCTCAAGACGCTGACGCTGGACAACTTTCCTGGCAAGGGCCGGATCCACTTCGTCTGCAACTCCTGGGTCTACCCTGCCAACAAGTACAGATACGACCGCATCTTCTTCGCCAACACC ACGTACCTCCCGGGAGCCACACCGGCGCCGCTGAAGCCGTACAGACAAGATGAGCTGCTAAACTTGAGGGGGCAAGACGTCACCGGGGAGCTGAAAGAATGGGACCGTGTATACGACTATGCGTACTACAACGATCTCGGAAGTCCCGATCAGGGCGCGAACCTCGTCCGGCCAATCCTCGGAGGGTCGGCGGAGTACCCTTACCCTCGTCGTGGGAAGACCAGCCGCCCACCGACGAAGACCG ATCCCAATTCTGAGAGCAGACTGCCACAGCTGGACTTGAACATCTATGTGCCCCGAGATGAGCGATTCGGGCACCTTAAAATGGGTGACTTCCTCACCTACGCAATCAAAGCCATCTCCACCGGGCTGCTCCCAACGCTGCAAGCCATATTCGATATAACCCCGAACGAGTTCGACTCGTTCGAGGAAGTACTGAGCCTCTATGAGAACGGCCTTCCGGTGCCTCAGATTCCTCTGCTGGATGAGCTGAGACAGAGGATCCCTTTCGAGATGATAAGAGAACTGCTACGCACTGAGAAGGGCCAGAACTTCCTCAAGCTCCCGAAGCCCCACGTGATTCAAG TCGATAAGAATGCTTGGCGAACGGACGAAGAGTTTGGCCGCGAAATGCTTGCCGGCGTGGACCCTCTCATCGTCAGCCGCCTTGACAATTTCCCTCCCATCAGCCAGCTCGATTCTAACAAGTATGGCAACCAACACAGCACGATCACAGCAGCCCACATCGAGCACAACCTTGAAGGCCTGACTGTTGACGAG GCACTGAGGAGCTACAGGCTCTTCATCTTGGACCATCATGATGCTTTGATGCCATATCTAGCTCGCATAAACTCCGGTTCGAATAAGATATACGCCACGAGGACTCTGCTATTCCTGAAGGAGGATTCTACTCTGAAGCCACTGGCCATCGAACTCAGCTTACCACACCCTGATGGAGAACAATTTGGCGCCGTCAGCAAAGTGTACACACCGGCTGAAACCGGCGTCGAGGGTTCCATCTGGCAGTTGGCGAAGGCCTACGTCGGCGTCAACGACTCCGGCGTCCACCAGCTCATCAGCCACTG GCTCAATACGCACGCGGTTCTGGAGCCGTTCGTGATCGCCACGAATCGACACCTGAGCGTCGTCCACCCGATCAGCAAGCTTCTGACGCCGCACTATCGCGACACGATGAACATCAACGCGTTGGCTCGCCAGACGCTCATCAATGCCGGCGGGATCCTGGAGACGACCGTCTTCCCAGGGAAGTACGCCATGGAGATGTCTGCCGTCATCTACAGAAACTGGAACTTCGTCGAGCAAGCTCTCCCTACCGAGCTGATAAAGAG AGGAGTTGCGGTGCAGGAGggcgacgggcttcgactactgaTCAAGGACTACCCCTACGCGGTGGATGGGCTCGCAATATGGAACGCGATCCATACATGGGTGACCGAATACTGTTCGATCTACTACCCGAGCGACGACGCCGTGAAGGCCGACACCGAGCTGCTGGCCTGGTGGAAGGAGGTCCGCGAGGTGGGGCATGGCGATAAGAAGGACGAGCCGTGGTGGCCCACGATGCAGACGGTATTGGAGTTGACCGATTCATGCACCATCATCATCTGGATCGCCTCGGCGCTCCACGCCGCCGTCAACTTCGGACAGTACCCCTACGCCGGGTACCTCCCGAACCGGCCCACCATCAGCCGTCGCTTGATGCCGGAGCCGGGCACGCCGGAGTACCAAGAACTGGAGAAGAACCCGGACAAGGTCTTCCTGCGGACCATCACCAACCAGATGCAGACCATTCTGGGGGTGTCGCTGATAGAGATCCTGTCGACCCACGCGTCGGACGAGGTATACCTCGGCCAGCGAGACACGCCGGAGTGGACCACCGACGGGAAAGCCCTCACAGCGTTCCAGCGCTTCGGGGCGGCGCTGAGGTCGATCGAGGCGGAGATCGTGAGCAGGAACGGCGACTCGTCCTTGAAGAACCGCAATGGCGCTGCCAAGGTGCCGTACTACTTGCTCTTCCCCAGCGGCGAGACTGGGATCACCGCGAAGGGAATCCCCAACAGCATATCCATTTAG